The Bacteroidota bacterium genome includes a region encoding these proteins:
- a CDS encoding serine hydrolase has translation MIRVFWAVLGFCLVATQVVAQPDGVSPKDRWVDSVFNSLTREERIGQLIMASAFSSGPEKNSKEVLKLIKENKIGGVIFFKGTPEAQATLTNAYQKKSNIPLLIAIDGEWGVAMRLSNVIKFSRQMGLAAANNDSLVYRMGEEIAKQCKTLGIHINFAPVADINNNPGNPVINDRSFGDDKYMVTRLAGMYMRGMQDNGVMACLKHFPGHGDTKTDSHHGLPEIGFPFKRLDTLELYPFKQLMKEGAASIMVAHMRIPAFDTASNVAVSLSPHLINHYIKYTLNYKGLVFTDALNMKGVAAYYTQPEIAVKSLQAGNDILLCPTQIPKVIAAVNVALNNCDIDTNQFNKSVKKVLAAKYQMGLTTAPKVSLTNITKRINPPSAMLLQEQMAAQQITVVKNGKKLLPVKSPDKKKIASIALGFSTKTVFQQMLGNYARVDYYQYGLGVDSATFETVLQSIKQKNYDVIIVSLHNTNRNPNDYYGLNPNAIGFTNRLNEEENVILVSFGIPYNLLYFPNCKSLVVGYQDTDINQEKAAQLIFGVINNHAKLPVTISAEYPKNAGITTDTLKQLLRYTTPEALGYNSHDFEQLDAVVNKAIRQKALPGGQLLVAKGGNVIYSKAYGYTTYDKKTPITNDMLYDIASMSKVMGTTLAVMRLHEKGEIDLDKPVSKYLKDLRKTNKKDITIKQLLTHTGGLKAWIPFYRSTLDDSLRLNNIYCYEEGGQYVCKVADNLYMRSDYKDTLWQIILDSEVSPAGKYVYSDLGFIMLQRLVEQIAEEPLNDYVEKHFYKPLGLGTMTYLPLEKVDRTMIAPTEDDKEFRRQLVWGYVHDPAAAMLGGVAGHAGLFSNSNDVAVVLQMLLNNGEYGGKRYFKKETVELFTAKQLDECRRGLGWDKPEPDKTKGNPTADNVPYAAFGHSGFTGTICWADPENGIIYIFLSNRVYPSAENNLITKNNVRSRLHELVYSILVGK, from the coding sequence ATGATACGGGTTTTTTGGGCTGTTTTAGGGTTTTGTTTAGTAGCAACACAGGTGGTGGCGCAACCGGATGGTGTTTCGCCCAAAGACCGTTGGGTAGATTCTGTGTTTAACTCGCTTACGCGTGAAGAGCGCATCGGGCAGTTAATTATGGCCTCGGCATTTTCATCCGGCCCTGAAAAAAACTCGAAAGAAGTTTTAAAACTCATTAAAGAGAATAAAATAGGCGGGGTGATTTTCTTTAAAGGCACTCCCGAAGCCCAAGCTACGCTTACCAACGCCTATCAAAAGAAAAGCAATATCCCGCTATTGATAGCCATTGACGGCGAATGGGGCGTGGCCATGCGCCTTAGTAACGTAATAAAGTTCTCGCGCCAAATGGGGCTGGCTGCTGCCAATAACGACAGCCTTGTGTACCGCATGGGCGAAGAGATTGCCAAACAATGCAAAACACTGGGCATACACATCAACTTTGCGCCCGTGGCCGATATTAACAACAACCCCGGCAACCCTGTAATTAACGACCGCTCTTTTGGCGATGATAAATACATGGTAACGCGCCTTGCAGGGATGTATATGCGGGGGATGCAGGATAACGGGGTGATGGCCTGCCTGAAACACTTTCCCGGACACGGCGATACTAAAACCGACTCTCACCACGGTTTGCCCGAAATAGGTTTCCCTTTTAAACGGTTGGATACGCTGGAGCTTTATCCCTTTAAGCAACTGATGAAGGAAGGTGCTGCCAGCATTATGGTGGCACATATGCGTATACCCGCGTTTGATACTGCCTCTAACGTGGCGGTGAGTTTATCGCCGCATCTTATCAATCATTACATAAAATACACCCTCAACTACAAAGGCCTTGTGTTTACGGATGCCTTGAATATGAAAGGGGTTGCAGCTTATTACACCCAGCCTGAAATTGCCGTAAAATCATTACAGGCGGGCAATGATATTTTGCTTTGCCCCACCCAAATACCCAAGGTAATTGCTGCGGTGAATGTTGCCCTTAACAACTGCGATATTGATACCAACCAGTTTAATAAATCGGTAAAAAAGGTGTTGGCGGCTAAGTACCAAATGGGGCTTACAACGGCTCCCAAAGTAAGCCTTACCAATATTACCAAACGCATCAACCCGCCATCGGCCATGCTGCTGCAAGAGCAAATGGCTGCCCAGCAAATTACGGTGGTAAAAAACGGCAAAAAACTGCTGCCTGTTAAATCGCCCGATAAGAAAAAAATTGCCTCCATTGCGTTGGGTTTCTCTACCAAAACCGTCTTTCAACAAATGTTGGGCAATTATGCTCGCGTGGATTATTACCAATACGGCTTGGGAGTAGACAGTGCCACGTTTGAAACGGTATTGCAATCCATCAAACAAAAGAATTACGACGTTATCATCGTAAGCCTGCACAATACCAACCGCAACCCCAACGATTATTACGGACTTAACCCCAACGCCATTGGGTTTACCAACCGATTGAACGAAGAGGAAAACGTAATTTTAGTGAGCTTCGGTATTCCGTACAACCTGCTTTATTTTCCAAATTGCAAAAGTTTGGTGGTGGGTTATCAGGATACGGATATTAACCAAGAAAAGGCCGCTCAGTTGATTTTCGGGGTGATAAATAACCACGCCAAACTACCGGTAACTATTTCGGCCGAATACCCCAAAAATGCCGGGATAACTACTGATACGCTAAAACAACTGTTGCGCTACACTACGCCCGAAGCATTGGGCTACAACTCGCACGATTTTGAACAACTGGATGCGGTGGTAAACAAAGCCATCCGCCAAAAGGCATTGCCCGGCGGGCAGTTGTTGGTGGCCAAAGGCGGTAATGTAATTTACAGCAAGGCCTACGGCTATACTACCTACGATAAGAAAACACCCATTACCAACGATATGCTGTACGACATTGCCTCGATGAGTAAGGTAATGGGCACCACGCTGGCGGTGATGCGCCTGCACGAAAAGGGCGAGATTGATTTGGACAAGCCTGTATCAAAATACCTGAAAGACCTGCGCAAAACCAATAAAAAGGATATTACCATTAAGCAGTTGCTAACACACACGGGTGGTTTGAAGGCGTGGATTCCGTTTTACCGCTCAACGCTTGACGATAGTTTGCGCCTGAACAATATTTATTGTTACGAAGAAGGCGGACAGTACGTATGCAAGGTGGCGGATAACCTGTATATGCGCAGCGATTATAAAGACACTTTGTGGCAGATAATACTGGATTCTGAGGTTTCGCCTGCGGGTAAATATGTGTACAGCGATTTGGGCTTTATTATGCTGCAACGCTTGGTGGAACAAATTGCCGAAGAGCCACTGAATGACTACGTTGAAAAGCATTTTTACAAGCCGCTGGGACTGGGCACCATGACGTATTTGCCTTTGGAGAAAGTTGACCGCACGATGATTGCACCCACGGAAGACGATAAGGAGTTCCGCCGCCAGTTGGTGTGGGGCTACGTGCACGACCCTGCTGCTGCTATGCTGGGCGGTGTGGCCGGCCATGCGGGTTTGTTCTCAAACAGTAACGATGTGGCGGTGGTGCTGCAAATGCTGCTGAACAACGGTGAGTACGGGGGCAAGCGTTACTTTAAAAAGGAAACGGTGGAGTTGTTTACGGCTAAACAACTGGACGAGTGCCGCCGCGGGTTAGGCTGGGACAAGCCTGAACCGGATAAAACCAAGGGCAACCCAACGGCGGATAATGTGCCGTATGCTGCCTTTGGACACAGTGGGTTTACGGGCACTATTTGCTGGGCCGACCCTGAAAACGGTATCATATACATTTTCCTGAGTAACCGTGTGTACCCCAGTGCCGAAAACAACCTGATTACTAAAAACAACGTGCGCTCTAGATTGCACGAGTTGGTGTACAGTATTTTGGTGGGGAAATAG
- a CDS encoding metallophosphoesterase family protein, producing the protein MKKALFLSASLLLVSAAAFAQGYVPRVHGNILADDKGRLYIKDSSRRYYLQDPKPTYTLAQLKGNPKGDTKGIAFYFGDNNFKGLLYYGLIPYGDSKHPQPVYFKEAAPITNGSAFINIADKLKGKYDMVGWEKSGAGTIGYRVLNEKGEILYDGIVGFTGKGPFKVAPTIIEGPFVNLLTHNGVTISFETNEAVKATLSVGGKVFTDSKATHHHEVEIKGLQPDSTYSYTVSTGTHQQTYSFTTAPKPGSRQFFTFSYASDSRNGNGGGERNVYGANYYIMKKMMALNNHKGIAFAQFSGDLIDGYLADKGEINLQYANWKRAIEPFAHYFPVYISMGNHEALSAYFTEEGGKTLEIDKFPYATESAEAVFADNFVNPKNGPASEDGTSYDPDPKAQDFPPYNENVFYYTYDNVGVVVLNSNYWYAPNTDFVSVSGGNIHGYIMDKQLEWLDSTIKLLEEDKNIDHVFLTLHTPMFPNGGHVKDDMWYSGNNQFRPYVRGQALDKGIIQRRDQLLHIIVNKSTKVAAVLTGDEHNYCTTEIGPNTPIYPEDWTMPRQQLTRTIMQINNGAAGAPYYAQEQTPWTKFTDGFTTQNAVVYFHVEGKSIEVEVVNPDTLEEIESFILRKP; encoded by the coding sequence ATGAAAAAAGCTCTTTTCCTTTCAGCATCTCTGTTATTAGTTAGTGCCGCTGCGTTTGCGCAGGGCTATGTGCCTCGTGTACACGGCAATATATTGGCCGACGATAAAGGCCGGTTGTATATTAAAGACAGTAGTCGCCGCTACTATTTGCAAGACCCAAAGCCTACTTATACCCTTGCCCAGCTAAAAGGCAACCCCAAAGGCGATACCAAGGGCATTGCGTTTTACTTTGGCGATAACAACTTTAAAGGATTGCTATATTACGGACTGATTCCCTACGGCGACAGTAAACACCCGCAACCCGTATATTTTAAAGAAGCTGCCCCCATTACCAACGGCAGTGCATTTATAAACATTGCCGATAAACTAAAAGGCAAGTACGACATGGTGGGGTGGGAGAAGAGCGGAGCAGGTACCATCGGGTATCGCGTACTTAACGAAAAAGGCGAGATTTTATACGACGGTATCGTAGGGTTTACAGGCAAAGGCCCGTTTAAAGTAGCCCCTACCATCATCGAAGGCCCGTTTGTGAACCTGCTTACCCACAACGGGGTTACCATATCGTTTGAAACCAACGAGGCCGTAAAAGCTACCCTAAGTGTGGGCGGTAAGGTGTTTACCGACAGCAAGGCCACCCATCACCACGAAGTAGAGATAAAAGGCCTGCAACCAGATTCTACTTACAGCTATACCGTAAGCACGGGTACTCACCAACAAACCTATTCGTTTACTACAGCTCCCAAACCGGGCAGCCGTCAGTTTTTTACCTTTTCGTATGCCAGCGATTCACGCAACGGAAACGGCGGCGGTGAGCGTAACGTGTATGGTGCCAACTATTACATCATGAAAAAAATGATGGCACTGAACAACCACAAAGGCATTGCCTTCGCCCAGTTCTCAGGCGACTTAATAGACGGTTATTTGGCGGATAAAGGCGAAATAAACCTGCAATATGCCAACTGGAAACGAGCCATTGAACCGTTTGCGCATTATTTTCCGGTGTATATCAGCATGGGTAACCACGAGGCGTTATCGGCCTACTTTACCGAAGAGGGCGGCAAAACCCTTGAGATTGATAAATTTCCCTACGCTACTGAAAGTGCCGAGGCTGTGTTTGCCGATAATTTTGTAAACCCTAAAAACGGGCCTGCCAGCGAAGACGGCACAAGCTACGACCCCGACCCCAAGGCGCAGGATTTCCCCCCGTACAACGAGAATGTATTTTACTACACTTATGACAATGTGGGCGTGGTGGTACTAAACAGCAACTACTGGTATGCCCCCAACACCGATTTTGTGAGCGTGAGCGGCGGGAACATACACGGGTATATTATGGATAAACAGTTGGAATGGCTGGACAGCACCATAAAATTGCTGGAAGAAGATAAAAACATTGACCACGTGTTTCTAACCTTGCACACGCCCATGTTTCCCAATGGCGGCCATGTGAAGGACGATATGTGGTACAGCGGCAACAACCAGTTCCGTCCTTATGTGCGCGGGCAGGCGCTTGACAAAGGGATTATCCAACGTCGCGACCAACTGTTGCACATTATTGTGAACAAGAGTACCAAAGTGGCGGCCGTGTTAACGGGCGACGAACATAATTACTGCACCACTGAAATTGGCCCTAATACGCCCATTTACCCCGAAGACTGGACAATGCCCCGCCAGCAGCTTACCCGCACCATTATGCAGATTAACAACGGAGCGGCAGGTGCGCCTTACTATGCCCAAGAGCAAACCCCGTGGACAAAGTTTACCGATGGTTTTACTACTCAAAACGCTGTGGTGTATTTTCACGTTGAAGGCAAAAGCATTGAAGTAGAGGTGGTGAACCCCGATACGTTGGAAGAAATAGAATCGTTTATCCTGCGTAAGCCCTAA
- a CDS encoding bifunctional UDP-N-acetylmuramoyl-tripeptide:D-alanyl-D-alanine ligase/alanine racemase, producing MVSYTAKQIEGFLGAVALLPHPSALIEDIITDTRKIHNAQHSLFFALTATRDGHNYIEEAYKAGIRNFVISEPLSLFERFTDANFFNVQDTLEALQSLAAKHRAQYNTPVIGITGSNGKTIVKEWLHHLLKNTENIVRSPKSYNSQIGVPLSVWQTDGEHTLGIFEAGISAKGEMLHLQKIIKPTVGIFTNLGDAHNEGFADKREKAAEKALLFMDCEKLVYCEDNYWILEAIDELHAYNPKLKAVAWSVKNNQCPYYATIETKTGQTSINLHTSAKKYSFSIPFTDAASVENTIHCAVTLSAMGYDLAEYKDRFADLAPVEMRLQLKKGLRNCDVINDAYNADLNSLGIALDFLKSQKQHEKTVVILSDINQTGLSNTALYTKVAALVNEKTRGQFIGIGGEISAQRHLFSATAEFYDNTKEFLGQFNFSSLTDATILVKGSRSFRFEKIIQRLEEKTHETVLEINLTALSYNLAFFRSLLKPDTKIMAMVKAYSYGSGSYETANVLQFHGADYFAVAYADEGIELRKKGISLPIMVMNPGSGQFAEMLEYYLEPEIFNFSILDEFLRAFDESAQAEASIHLEFDTGMHRLGFEEGDIDTLLEILKNRPEIKVASVFSHLAAADEPQHDAFTNEQIRRFTAIKTRLQPHLPPETLFHICNSAGIARFPEAHMDMVRLGIGLYGIDATTNYQSKLQTAFRLRTTISQVREIGMDESVGYARNGMQHEARRIAVVAIGYADGLRRELSNGKGRMKINGQWAPIVGNVCMDMCMLDVSKINCHEGDEAVLFETNAEIIEFAQRLNTIPYEVLTDIGPRVKRVYWQE from the coding sequence ATGGTGAGCTACACCGCCAAGCAAATAGAAGGTTTTTTAGGGGCAGTTGCGTTGCTGCCGCACCCTTCGGCACTGATTGAAGATATTATTACCGATACCCGCAAAATACACAATGCCCAACACAGCTTGTTTTTTGCGCTCACGGCCACCCGCGACGGCCACAACTATATCGAGGAGGCTTACAAAGCCGGCATCCGAAACTTTGTAATATCCGAACCCTTATCGCTTTTTGAGCGATTTACCGACGCTAACTTTTTTAACGTACAAGATACGCTGGAGGCATTGCAAAGCCTTGCGGCAAAGCACCGTGCTCAATACAACACCCCCGTAATAGGGATAACGGGCAGCAACGGCAAAACCATTGTGAAAGAATGGCTGCACCACTTGCTGAAAAACACCGAAAACATTGTGCGCAGCCCCAAAAGCTACAACTCGCAAATCGGGGTACCGCTGAGCGTTTGGCAAACAGACGGTGAACACACCTTGGGAATTTTTGAAGCGGGCATTTCTGCAAAAGGGGAGATGCTGCACCTGCAAAAGATAATCAAGCCCACCGTGGGCATATTTACCAATTTAGGGGATGCCCACAACGAAGGATTTGCCGATAAACGCGAAAAAGCCGCCGAAAAGGCCTTGCTGTTTATGGATTGCGAGAAGTTGGTGTATTGCGAAGATAATTACTGGATATTAGAAGCCATTGACGAGTTGCACGCCTACAATCCTAAACTAAAGGCTGTTGCATGGTCGGTAAAAAACAACCAATGCCCGTATTACGCTACTATCGAAACCAAAACAGGACAAACGTCCATTAACCTGCATACCTCTGCCAAAAAATATAGTTTCAGTATTCCGTTTACGGATGCTGCTTCGGTAGAAAATACCATTCATTGTGCAGTAACGTTAAGTGCAATGGGGTACGACTTGGCGGAATACAAAGACCGCTTTGCCGACCTTGCTCCCGTTGAGATGCGCCTGCAACTGAAAAAAGGCCTGCGGAATTGCGACGTGATAAACGATGCCTACAACGCCGACCTTAACTCGCTGGGCATTGCCCTTGATTTTTTAAAGTCGCAAAAGCAGCACGAAAAAACGGTTGTAATCCTTTCAGACATTAACCAAACGGGCTTAAGCAACACTGCTCTTTACACCAAAGTGGCGGCATTGGTAAACGAAAAAACCCGCGGACAGTTTATCGGGATAGGAGGTGAAATTTCAGCACAACGGCATTTGTTTTCTGCCACGGCTGAGTTTTACGACAATACCAAAGAGTTTTTGGGTCAGTTTAACTTTAGCTCATTAACCGATGCTACTATATTAGTAAAAGGTTCGCGCAGCTTCCGTTTTGAGAAAATTATACAACGACTGGAAGAAAAAACCCACGAAACCGTATTAGAAATCAACCTCACCGCGCTATCCTACAACCTTGCTTTTTTCCGTAGCTTGTTAAAGCCTGATACCAAAATAATGGCCATGGTAAAGGCGTATTCATACGGCAGCGGCAGCTACGAAACCGCCAACGTATTGCAGTTTCACGGGGCTGATTATTTTGCAGTTGCCTACGCCGACGAAGGGATAGAGTTGCGCAAAAAGGGCATATCGTTGCCCATTATGGTAATGAACCCCGGCAGCGGACAGTTTGCTGAAATGTTGGAGTATTACCTTGAGCCTGAGATTTTCAATTTCAGCATATTGGATGAGTTTTTACGCGCGTTTGACGAAAGCGCACAAGCCGAAGCCAGCATCCACCTTGAGTTTGATACCGGAATGCACCGCTTGGGTTTTGAAGAAGGCGACATTGACACCTTGCTGGAGATACTGAAAAATCGTCCCGAAATAAAAGTAGCGTCCGTATTTAGTCACCTTGCCGCTGCAGATGAACCGCAACACGATGCGTTTACCAACGAACAGATTCGCCGCTTTACGGCCATAAAAACCCGTTTGCAACCCCACTTGCCCCCAGAAACCCTGTTCCATATTTGCAACTCGGCGGGCATTGCCCGTTTTCCCGAAGCCCACATGGACATGGTGCGACTGGGCATTGGCTTATACGGCATTGATGCTACGACCAACTACCAAAGCAAACTGCAAACGGCATTTAGGTTACGCACCACCATTTCACAGGTGCGGGAAATCGGGATGGATGAATCGGTGGGGTATGCCCGCAACGGTATGCAACACGAAGCCCGCAGGATTGCCGTAGTAGCCATTGGCTATGCCGACGGTTTGCGCCGCGAACTGAGCAACGGCAAAGGACGCATGAAAATTAACGGCCAGTGGGCACCCATTGTAGGCAATGTGTGCATGGATATGTGTATGCTGGATGTTTCTAAAATTAATTGCCACGAGGGCGACGAAGCCGTGCTGTTTGAAACCAATGCAGAAATTATTGAGTTTGCCCAACGCCTCAACACCATACCTTACGAAGTACTTACCGATATAGGCCCCCGCGTGAAACGGGTATATTGGCAGGAATAG
- a CDS encoding AAA family ATPase encodes MYIQINDNFDEELKDAEYYDVNAEERLSAFGPVSTINLFVGVNNSGKSRFLRTILKKSNVLITSEKINVKDIFDKLEEEIRKNQAVFGESSFGIKINKAHSIPNFFANPITPPEFKKLINIIKSNIDIYDLKNSLSEYVKEIKKLFSEFRFTDLSEYIQEVSLVLDLIDGIYDRKYDDFFLNQAQMTSSLVITPSVLGKNFFKNPIKEFNIIFKKLEATSIIGTTIKNPLYIPILRSSHSLYENEEFSKIKADIFETSIINHYFLNEKKSTQIVVSSGQKLYETIRKHRNSFRDKRILFEEFEKFLGTTFFNTEEFEIIAREDEKDSGRHITVSIKGEEQDIHNLGDGIQSLITLLFPIYVAEPETWVFIEEPEINLHPGMQRIFLEQLTKEPLKSKKLKYFITTHSNHLLDLSLEMGEETSIFTFDKKILEGDKAHFEIKNVKSGDTDVLNLLGVKNSSVFMANCTIWVEGITDRYYIREFLKAYYKQFEESTVYKEDLHYAFFEYAGTNIEHYIFEEPALIKETPAIKAQFLSNKILLVADMDKGKEKRHLKRELAQYKNFQFELLSVREIENLLSEQNLSELLPKVYTYFKHNIDFTKIKFSEYKEKYLARYLETTFGNKVVGKAFIAESGTINTKYKLDLALAAKDNLTWENMSEPAKELAKKIYKFIKKANS; translated from the coding sequence ATGTATATACAGATAAATGATAACTTTGATGAAGAGCTTAAAGATGCGGAATATTACGATGTAAATGCCGAAGAACGTTTATCAGCCTTTGGCCCCGTTAGCACAATTAACCTGTTTGTTGGGGTAAACAACTCAGGAAAGAGCAGGTTTTTGAGGACAATTTTAAAAAAAAGTAATGTCTTAATTACCAGTGAAAAAATTAACGTTAAGGATATATTTGATAAACTTGAAGAAGAAATAAGGAAAAATCAGGCAGTTTTTGGAGAGTCTTCGTTTGGAATCAAAATTAATAAAGCCCATAGCATTCCAAACTTCTTTGCTAATCCAATAACACCCCCAGAGTTTAAAAAATTAATAAATATAATCAAATCAAATATTGATATTTATGATTTAAAAAACTCTTTATCAGAGTATGTCAAGGAGATTAAAAAATTATTTTCGGAATTCCGGTTTACTGATCTTTCAGAATACATACAAGAGGTGAGTTTAGTCCTTGATTTAATAGATGGCATCTATGATAGAAAATATGATGATTTTTTTTTGAATCAGGCACAAATGACGTCTTCTCTTGTAATCACACCATCTGTTCTTGGTAAGAACTTTTTTAAAAACCCAATAAAAGAGTTTAATATAATTTTCAAAAAACTTGAAGCTACCTCTATTATAGGAACTACTATTAAAAACCCACTATATATCCCTATTCTTAGGTCTTCCCATAGTTTATATGAGAATGAAGAATTTTCGAAAATAAAAGCGGACATATTTGAAACAAGCATTATAAATCACTATTTTCTTAATGAGAAAAAATCTACTCAAATTGTTGTTTCATCCGGACAAAAGCTCTATGAAACAATAAGAAAACACCGCAATAGTTTTAGGGATAAAAGAATATTATTTGAAGAGTTTGAAAAATTTCTTGGCACAACATTTTTCAATACAGAAGAGTTTGAAATTATTGCCAGGGAAGACGAAAAGGACTCTGGGAGACACATAACAGTTTCAATTAAAGGAGAAGAACAGGACATCCATAATTTAGGTGATGGCATACAATCATTAATAACATTGCTATTTCCAATATACGTGGCAGAGCCGGAAACATGGGTGTTTATTGAAGAGCCTGAAATTAACCTGCATCCGGGTATGCAGCGTATATTTTTGGAGCAGCTTACAAAAGAGCCCTTAAAATCGAAAAAACTAAAATACTTTATTACTACCCACTCTAATCACCTGCTGGATTTAAGTTTAGAAATGGGCGAAGAGACCTCCATCTTCACTTTTGATAAGAAAATTTTAGAAGGCGATAAAGCGCATTTTGAAATTAAAAATGTAAAAAGCGGGGATACCGATGTATTAAACTTATTGGGGGTTAAAAACTCTTCAGTGTTTATGGCCAATTGCACCATTTGGGTGGAAGGTATAACAGACAGGTATTATATACGGGAGTTTTTAAAAGCGTATTATAAACAGTTTGAAGAAAGTACAGTTTATAAAGAGGACTTACATTATGCTTTTTTTGAATATGCAGGGACTAATATTGAGCATTATATTTTTGAAGAACCTGCGTTGATTAAAGAAACCCCCGCCATAAAAGCACAGTTTTTGAGTAATAAGATTTTACTTGTAGCAGATATGGATAAAGGCAAAGAAAAAAGGCATTTGAAGAGAGAGTTGGCGCAATACAAAAATTTTCAATTTGAGCTTTTATCAGTACGTGAGATTGAAAATTTGTTGAGCGAACAAAATCTATCCGAGCTGCTGCCTAAAGTATATACATACTTTAAGCATAATATTGATTTTACTAAAATCAAGTTTTCAGAATATAAAGAGAAATATTTAGCAAGGTATTTAGAAACAACGTTTGGTAATAAAGTGGTGGGTAAAGCGTTCATAGCTGAAAGCGGAACAATCAACACAAAGTATAAATTAGATTTAGCACTCGCCGCTAAAGACAATTTGACTTGGGAGAATATGAGCGAACCCGCCAAAGAACTTGCCAAAAAAATTTATAAATTTATTAAGAAAGCAAATTCATGA